One Monomorium pharaonis isolate MP-MQ-018 chromosome 4, ASM1337386v2, whole genome shotgun sequence DNA segment encodes these proteins:
- the LOC118645102 gene encoding uncharacterized protein LOC118645102 isoform X4 encodes MIGIFTRRHPVTVLATYDNSSNSSKNEKDSSESNDSIPELNKNLHKQDDINENIDDNNSQTLDIDEIPIFIQAEDNVLIEDIPTDNNTRHSDKTSLGLVDGLDRAETQNRRTAALITITLNKSTPFEYTGTIRIVLPEQRQQIWHCRKLSRVI; translated from the exons ATGATTGGAATATTTACCCGGCGACACCCGGTTACTGTACTTGCTACATacg ataATTCCAGTAATTCaagtaaaaatgaaaaagattcTAGCGAGTCTAATGATTCCATTCCTGAATTGAATAAAAACTTACACAAACAAG atgacattaatgaaaatattgatgaTAATAATTCACAAACCTTAGACATTGATGAAATTCCTATTTTTATACAAGCAGAAGACAATGTTCTTATAGAAGATATTCCTACGgataataata CAAGACACAGCGATAAGACCTCTTTGGGCTTGGTGGATGGTCTGGATCGCGCTGAAACTCAGAATCGTCGCACCGCTGCGTTAATCACAATCACACTCAACAAGTCAACACCGTTCGAGTACACCGGTACTATCAGAATCGTTCTGCCGGAACAGCGGCAGCAGATATGGCACTGCCGAAAGCTTTCTcgcgtaatttaa
- the LOC118645102 gene encoding uncharacterized protein LOC118645102 isoform X2, with protein sequence MIGIFTRRHPVTVLATYEKKRLMEEKSNTESESQLDRGFRKKVSHCISRKSDNSSNSSKNEKDSSESNDSIPELNKNLHKQDDINENIDDNNSQTLDIDEIPIFIQAEDNVLIEDIPTDNNNDYSYCSFFSFPLWIFEYCSLKGAMWQLVDAVQTGRTSDDLSLLHNIYVEGESRQRFLAA encoded by the exons ATGATTGGAATATTTACCCGGCGACACCCGGTTACTGTACTTGCTACATacg AAAAAAAGCGATTAATGGAAGAAAAAAGCAATACCGAATCGGAATCTCAATTAGATCGTGGATTTAGAAAGAAAGTTTCACATTGCATTTCAAGAAAAAGtg ataATTCCAGTAATTCaagtaaaaatgaaaaagattcTAGCGAGTCTAATGATTCCATTCCTGAATTGAATAAAAACTTACACAAACAAG atgacattaatgaaaatattgatgaTAATAATTCACAAACCTTAGACATTGATGAAATTCCTATTTTTATACAAGCAGAAGACAATGTTCTTATAGAAGATATTCCTACGgataataata ATGATTATTCATATTGCTCCTTCTTCTCCTTTCCACTGTGGATATTCGAATATTGCTCCTTGAAAGGCGCGATGTGGCAACTTGTCGATGCTGTTCAGACAGGACGAACTTCCGACGATTTGTCGCTACTACATAATATCTACGTAGAGGGGGAAAGTCGCCAGCGATTTCTCGCTGCATGA
- the LOC118645102 gene encoding uncharacterized protein LOC118645102 isoform X5, with protein sequence MIGIFTRRHPVTVLATYEKKRLMEEKSNTESESQLDRGFRKKVSHCISRKSDNSSNSSKNEKDSSESNDSIPELNKNLHKQDDINENIDDNNSQTLDIDEIPIFIQAEDNVLIEDIPTDNNSFFMGYYYLRKYNHS encoded by the exons ATGATTGGAATATTTACCCGGCGACACCCGGTTACTGTACTTGCTACATacg AAAAAAAGCGATTAATGGAAGAAAAAAGCAATACCGAATCGGAATCTCAATTAGATCGTGGATTTAGAAAGAAAGTTTCACATTGCATTTCAAGAAAAAGtg ataATTCCAGTAATTCaagtaaaaatgaaaaagattcTAGCGAGTCTAATGATTCCATTCCTGAATTGAATAAAAACTTACACAAACAAG atgacattaatgaaaatattgatgaTAATAATTCACAAACCTTAGACATTGATGAAATTCCTATTTTTATACAAGCAGAAGACAATGTTCTTATAGAAGATATTCCTACGgataataata gtttttttatgGGATATTATTATCTGAGAAAGTACAATCACAGTTG a
- the LOC118645102 gene encoding uncharacterized protein LOC118645102 isoform X6 — protein sequence MIGIFTRRHPVTVLATYEKKRLMEEKSNTESESQLDRGFRKKVSHCISRKSDNSSNSSKNEKDSSESNDSIPELNKNLHKQDDINENIDDNNSQTLDIDEIPIFIQAEDNVLIEDIPTDNNSRAH from the exons ATGATTGGAATATTTACCCGGCGACACCCGGTTACTGTACTTGCTACATacg AAAAAAAGCGATTAATGGAAGAAAAAAGCAATACCGAATCGGAATCTCAATTAGATCGTGGATTTAGAAAGAAAGTTTCACATTGCATTTCAAGAAAAAGtg ataATTCCAGTAATTCaagtaaaaatgaaaaagattcTAGCGAGTCTAATGATTCCATTCCTGAATTGAATAAAAACTTACACAAACAAG atgacattaatgaaaatattgatgaTAATAATTCACAAACCTTAGACATTGATGAAATTCCTATTTTTATACAAGCAGAAGACAATGTTCTTATAGAAGATATTCCTACGgataataata gtagagcgcattaa
- the LOC118645102 gene encoding uncharacterized protein LOC118645102 isoform X1, with amino-acid sequence MIGIFTRRHPVTVLATYEKKRLMEEKSNTESESQLDRGFRKKVSHCISRKSDNSSNSSKNEKDSSESNDSIPELNKNLHKQDDINENIDDNNSQTLDIDEIPIFIQAEDNVLIEDIPTDNNTRHSDKTSLGLVDGLDRAETQNRRTAALITITLNKSTPFEYTGTIRIVLPEQRQQIWHCRKLSRVI; translated from the exons ATGATTGGAATATTTACCCGGCGACACCCGGTTACTGTACTTGCTACATacg AAAAAAAGCGATTAATGGAAGAAAAAAGCAATACCGAATCGGAATCTCAATTAGATCGTGGATTTAGAAAGAAAGTTTCACATTGCATTTCAAGAAAAAGtg ataATTCCAGTAATTCaagtaaaaatgaaaaagattcTAGCGAGTCTAATGATTCCATTCCTGAATTGAATAAAAACTTACACAAACAAG atgacattaatgaaaatattgatgaTAATAATTCACAAACCTTAGACATTGATGAAATTCCTATTTTTATACAAGCAGAAGACAATGTTCTTATAGAAGATATTCCTACGgataataata CAAGACACAGCGATAAGACCTCTTTGGGCTTGGTGGATGGTCTGGATCGCGCTGAAACTCAGAATCGTCGCACCGCTGCGTTAATCACAATCACACTCAACAAGTCAACACCGTTCGAGTACACCGGTACTATCAGAATCGTTCTGCCGGAACAGCGGCAGCAGATATGGCACTGCCGAAAGCTTTCTcgcgtaatttaa
- the LOC118645102 gene encoding uncharacterized protein LOC118645102 isoform X7 produces the protein MIGIFTRRHPVTVLATYEKKRLMEEKSNTESESQLDRGFRKKVSHCISRKSDNSSNSSKNEKDSSESNDSIPELNKNLHKQDDINENIDDNNSQTLDIDEIPIFIQAEDNVLIEDIPTDNNN, from the exons ATGATTGGAATATTTACCCGGCGACACCCGGTTACTGTACTTGCTACATacg AAAAAAAGCGATTAATGGAAGAAAAAAGCAATACCGAATCGGAATCTCAATTAGATCGTGGATTTAGAAAGAAAGTTTCACATTGCATTTCAAGAAAAAGtg ataATTCCAGTAATTCaagtaaaaatgaaaaagattcTAGCGAGTCTAATGATTCCATTCCTGAATTGAATAAAAACTTACACAAACAAG atgacattaatgaaaatattgatgaTAATAATTCACAAACCTTAGACATTGATGAAATTCCTATTTTTATACAAGCAGAAGACAATGTTCTTATAGAAGATATTCCTACGgataataata attaa
- the LOC118645102 gene encoding uncharacterized protein LOC118645102 isoform X3 gives MEEKSNTESESQLDRGFRKKVSHCISRKSDNSSNSSKNEKDSSESNDSIPELNKNLHKQDDINENIDDNNSQTLDIDEIPIFIQAEDNVLIEDIPTDNNTRHSDKTSLGLVDGLDRAETQNRRTAALITITLNKSTPFEYTGTIRIVLPEQRQQIWHCRKLSRVI, from the exons ATGGAAGAAAAAAGCAATACCGAATCGGAATCTCAATTAGATCGTGGATTTAGAAAGAAAGTTTCACATTGCATTTCAAGAAAAAGtg ataATTCCAGTAATTCaagtaaaaatgaaaaagattcTAGCGAGTCTAATGATTCCATTCCTGAATTGAATAAAAACTTACACAAACAAG atgacattaatgaaaatattgatgaTAATAATTCACAAACCTTAGACATTGATGAAATTCCTATTTTTATACAAGCAGAAGACAATGTTCTTATAGAAGATATTCCTACGgataataata CAAGACACAGCGATAAGACCTCTTTGGGCTTGGTGGATGGTCTGGATCGCGCTGAAACTCAGAATCGTCGCACCGCTGCGTTAATCACAATCACACTCAACAAGTCAACACCGTTCGAGTACACCGGTACTATCAGAATCGTTCTGCCGGAACAGCGGCAGCAGATATGGCACTGCCGAAAGCTTTCTcgcgtaatttaa
- the LOC118645103 gene encoding uncharacterized protein LOC118645103, which produces LFIEIDIWKDTKFLLTIIRWCTLCIAWKRNRRKRRFWVRLINENRIQQEDYLALFQELKDDSIMFFCYTRMTVDTFYMLLEMISLKLQKHHWRALPPELRLSVTLRYLATGDHILSIALAYRIGESTAYAIIKETTEAIVNVLLPCFVQLPSETEYKKISTGFLDNWNFPNCLGSVDGKYCIIRAPLQSGSLYYNYKKTFSVVLMAVCDYNYKFTLVDVGFYGSQNDASIFSE; this is translated from the exons ttatttatagagaTAGACATTTGGAAAGAtactaaatttcttttaacaattattcGATGGTGTACACTATGCATTGCATGGAAGAGAAACCGACGTAAAAGAAGATTTTGGGTGAGACTTATCAATGAAAATAGAATTCAACAAGAAGATTATCTTGCATTATTTCAAGAACTAAAAGATGATAGTATAATGTTTTTCTGCTACACTAGAATGACAGTAGatacattttacatgttaTTAGAAATGATATCTTTAAAACTTCAGAAACATCATTGGAGAGCTTTACCACCTGAATTACGTTTGTCTGTAACACTTAG atACCTAGCAACAGGAGATCATATACTATCCATAGCACTAGCATATCGTATTGGAGAATCAACAGCATAtgctattataaaagaaactaCTGAAGCTATTGTAAATGTGTTATTACCTTGTTTTGTGCAGCTGCCATCTGaaactgaatataaaaaaataagtacagGATTTCTTGATAATTGGAATTTTCCAAATTGTCTTGGTTCAGTTGATGGCAAATATTGCATTATTCGAGCTCCTTTACAATCTGGTAGtttatactataattataaaaaaacatttagtgTAGTATTAATGGCTGTTTGcgattacaattataaatttacctTAGTTGATGTTGGATTCTATGGTAGTCAAAATGATGCAAGCATATTTTCTGAataa